TAAAATATAAAAATGATAAAAAGAAACTTAATTTGTATCTAGAGATTGAAAAAAGACTAGGTAAAGTAAACGCTGATGATGTTATTTATATTAATTCTTGGATTGAAGATAATATTCTTAATAAAAATATTTCTGATATCAATAACAGATTAAAAGAGGATTTAGATATAGATGATAGCTTAAAAGCTGATAAGAGTTACCTAAAGATATTTTTTGATTTTCCTCTTGAAAATTTTGAAAAAGAGTGTGAAAAATACACTATTCCAAATATTTATAATAATAATATGTTTAATGTAGAGATTGATAATATTATTTATGGACTACCTAATAATAATATAACCTTGAACTCTGATAAGATATTTTTAAAAAATATGTCTAGAAAAAATACCATACCATATTTGATAGATAGTAGCGAAGTTCTTGAACAAAAATATTTTTTTGACTATCTTAAAAGTTTTCTAGGACAACATAAAAATAATATCTATTTAAGCTTTGAAGATGGAATAAATGGATATGAACAGTTTCCAGAAAAAACTAAATCAGGTTATTTTTTAAGAGTTAATAGGCCTAAGCCTAATAAAGGAGCTGAACCTCAAATTGTTGATTTTGAAATTTTAAAAGATAAAGAAATTAATATTAAAATAATTAATCGAGATCTGTTTAATCTTCCTTATAAAGGAGATATTCCAGACTATTATAAAACTATAACTAATGAAAATGTTCTTCAAAAATTAATTAATGATATTTTTTATGAAAACTGTTTAACTACAAATTATTTTAATTCTCTTAAAGATATAACCTTACCTAAACATGTAGTTATATCTAAAGATTTGTTAGGACAAAGTAAAAATATATGGGAAGATTTATTTTTCAAAAAAAATGAAACTTTTTTAAAAGCAAATTTTGAAAAAGTTGGATTAAAAATTATTAAAAATACTATTCTTAATAATAAAACTATCAAACCATATGAATTTAAAGCTTGTGAACAATTTAATCTATATATATCAATATGTAAATATATATTCAATAGGGAGGAAGATATGAAAGTTATAGCTAACAATATTTTTGATTCTTTAAGTGAAAAAATAAACTCTAATATAACTAAAGAAATCAATTCTGATGAAGAATACTTTATGGCTGCAGGACAGCTTGCTAAGTATTTTATATCTCTTAGTAAAAGTGCTGAGAAAAAACATTCTTTAATTAATCCTATTATTAATTGTAAAAATCCACAAAAATTAAAAGATGAACTTCAAAAATTATTTAAAAAGTATAATTACAGAATAGATTCAAATAGCAAAAGATTTAATAATCTATATGGAATGATTTTAGCCTATGACTGTACTTCTAAGATTAATGAGAAATATTTAATGTTAGGGTATCTTTTTAATTCTTTAATATATTTTAAGGAGGAAAATTAATTATGAAAAAAAGAGTTTATGGTATTATTGGAATAAAGTCAATTATGGCAAACTGGAATGCTGATTTTACAGGGTATCCCAAAACAACATCTGATGGATCTATTTTTGGTAGTGATAAAGCCTTAAAATATCCTATGAAAAAGATGTGGGAAAATGAGAATGAAAAGATCCTATATATAAAATCATATAAAATAGATAATGAAAAAGGAGAAACTAAATTAAGACCTCGTAGTTTAAAAGAGAGATACGAGCAAATATTTAATGCTGAGGATTTAAAAAAAGAAAAAAGCATTGAAAATGTTCTAAAAAATCTATTTTTAGCAACTGATGTTAAAAACTTTGGAGCTACCTTTGCTGAAGAGGGGAAAAATTTAAGTATCACAGGAGCTGTACAAATTACTCAAGGGTTCAATAAATATATTGATAGTATAGCAGAGGAACAATCAATTTTATCTCCATTTAGAAACTCTAAAAACTCTGATGATGATAATTCAACTTTGGGAAGTAAAATTGTAAGTAATGAAGCACATTACATATATCATTTTGCTATAAATCCAAGAGCTTATGATGAATTTAAGGCAATGGGTGTAACTGAAGGTTATACTGAAGAGGACTATGCTAAATTCAAAAGGGTAGCTTTAGTATCTGCAACATCTTTTAATACAAATAGTAAAGTTGGATGTGAAAATGAACTTGCTGTATTTATAGAAGCGGATGAAAATCAATATTTACCTGATTTAGGAAATTTAGTTGAATTTGAAAAAATAGATAATGACAAAAATAGATTTATTTTTAAATTTTCAGAACTTTTAAACTCATTTAAAGAATCAATAAAGTCAATTGAGGTTTATTATAACCCATATAATACTGAGATTGAAAAAACAATAGAAGGAGCAAAGTATTATAATATCTTTACTAGAGAAGAGGTGTAAAAATGAAAGCTTTAAAATTTAACTTAAGTGGACAAACAGCTTTCTTTAAAAAACCTGATGTTAATAGTTATATTTATTTTACATATTCTAATATACACAAAGTTTCCCTTCTAGGTATTTTGGGAGCTATTTTAGGGTTGGAAGGATACAATCAACAAAAACGAAAGATTAACCCTTCTATATATCCAGAATTCTATGAAAATCTTAAAGATTTAAAGATTAGCATTGTTCCAAAAAATATTTCATTAACTAAAAAAATTCAAGTTTTTAATAATAGCGTTGGATATGCAAGCTTTGAAGAGGGTGGAAACCTTATTATAAAAGAACAGTGGCTTGAAAATCCTGAATGGGATATCTATATTTTATTAGATAATGGCTCTGGTCTTTTAAAGACTTTAGAGGAACGATTATTAAAATATCACTTTACATATATTCCTTATTTAGGAAAAAATGATCATATTGCTAATGTAAAAGATGTTGAAATTTTAGATATTGAAAATATTGAAGATACTTATGAAATACATAGTCTTATAGATAAAGCTAGTATAGAAACTATTAGTCAGCCTCAAAGAGTAAGAGGAGAGTATTTTAAATATGAGGAAAGGCTTCCATATAAATTAGAGAAGATTACAAATCAATATATCTACCAAAAATTTTTGCATACTAACTTTAATTTAAAACTACAATGTTTTAAAGATATATATAGATGCAATGATCTAAATCTTTTTTTCTTTTAAGAAAAATTTAACCCTAACATTAGATGTAAATAAAGGTCAAAGGAGAGATAAATATGTTTAGTTTTGTTGATAACTTTGAAAAATTTTATGCCCATATTTCAAAAGAGAGAGTAGAACTCCTTAAAGATCATATTTATTTAACTGAAAAATATGTAAAAAAAATAATACATGAGAAAAACTTGGAGGAGGTAATCAATAATTTA
This DNA window, taken from Cetobacterium sp. NK01, encodes the following:
- a CDS encoding type I CRISPR-associated protein Cas7 is translated as MKKRVYGIIGIKSIMANWNADFTGYPKTTSDGSIFGSDKALKYPMKKMWENENEKILYIKSYKIDNEKGETKLRPRSLKERYEQIFNAEDLKKEKSIENVLKNLFLATDVKNFGATFAEEGKNLSITGAVQITQGFNKYIDSIAEEQSILSPFRNSKNSDDDNSTLGSKIVSNEAHYIYHFAINPRAYDEFKAMGVTEGYTEEDYAKFKRVALVSATSFNTNSKVGCENELAVFIEADENQYLPDLGNLVEFEKIDNDKNRFIFKFSELLNSFKESIKSIEVYYNPYNTEIEKTIEGAKYYNIFTREEV
- the cas5b gene encoding type I-B CRISPR-associated protein Cas5b, which translates into the protein MKALKFNLSGQTAFFKKPDVNSYIYFTYSNIHKVSLLGILGAILGLEGYNQQKRKINPSIYPEFYENLKDLKISIVPKNISLTKKIQVFNNSVGYASFEEGGNLIIKEQWLENPEWDIYILLDNGSGLLKTLEERLLKYHFTYIPYLGKNDHIANVKDVEILDIENIEDTYEIHSLIDKASIETISQPQRVRGEYFKYEERLPYKLEKITNQYIYQKFLHTNFNLKLQCFKDIYRCNDLNLFFF